The DNA region TCACAAAAATAAGAGGATAGTCCAGGGTGTTACATTGCCTGGCCTTGATGTTGCAACTGCAATGTCACAAGGAGGACAAGATATACTGTCCCTTATGTGTCTACTGATTACGCCTAGGGAAACTAAGATTGCTGGCAAGTTGTGGCTAGAGATAAACAAGATTGTTACTCGTTATGCCGATGAAGGTGTTGCCAAGAAATACATCATTGATCAATTTAGGCATTTTCGAAGTGGACGGGCGCTTAGTATGTTATATCATGATATGTAATCTAAGCTGGTGATTTGGGTTAATGCTCTTGTGCCTACTGCTCTTAATAAGTCTGTCGCGAAGGGTCAAATCAGCTGTGCCAGGATGCTATTTGCTAAGATTGTACAGGATGATGAGACTATTGCCGTTCATACTATATTATGTATATGGTTGAGAATTTATCAGAGGCAAAAAGGAGTTACTCTGACTCTTGTCCAGCTTATTTCTCTAAAGGACTCCGTTGTGAAATTGTTAGTGAGAATGAGTCACCTGACTCATCTTTATTGACTGAAAATCTTTGGAAAAGGAAATTTATCCATGCACCTTCTCTTTGGAGCAGATATATGTCAGCTATGCACCTGGTTACTCTGGTTCTAGCAGGGACTATGTATAACAATGATCTGTTGGGGGGAAACTATGATCTACATATTTTTTCAATGACACTACAAGATAGTTTCTTGTCCACCAATCAGTATTTGATGATGATGGAAAACTCTATTGTCCTTTGTGCACAAAGAATTCTGTTAAAGAACAAGACTATCCTGCTTGCTTGGGCTATCAATGTTCTTGCTGCTAGTTTAGAGAACATTTTCCAGGAAGCTCACGTCAAGTGTGACCCTTTCCACGGCAAGTACCTGTTTTGTTGCCCTATGTTCTGTGGTGAACAAGACTATTCTGTTTCATCATGTCACATTGATGAAGTTCAGATAATCACCGAAGCGCGCGCAACTAACAATTCTCTTGACCCGAACCTTGAGAACGAGGTTCTTTTGGAGGGCGGGAGTATTGTTGTGAACCAAGCTGACTCCATAAAAGGCCTATGGGTTAGAAGAGGAGAATGAGACCGAGTCAGTTGGAATTAATGGGATGAGTAAAATATTAGTGAATTTTATTTGGGATCCATGCTCATTTAGGAAATAGTTAAAAAGGACTAGGAGCTAAAAAGAAGGGGGATTCATACGAATTGTGTTGTTCAGTGTAATCTCTCTCATCTCGGCTCTGTATCTCTGAATTCCTTATCTCTTTCTGTATCAATCTCTGTTTCTCACCTCCTTCTTATTAGTTCTTTTGTGTCATTTCAGTTGCTATTTCCCTGTAATTTCGTTTAGTGATTGCAATACTACAAGTCAGTTTCCTTGTGTATGAATTGGTTAATTCTGTGTGTGTTTCAAAAACATATACTATATAGACTATTCGGTAAATGTCCCAGCCTCAAGTAAAAATATTAAGCTAAATTGAAACGCAAGATAAAATATCGAAGAATAGACATTGATAATCGGATTGGACAGAACGAAATTTCCAAACAGTATAGTGTATCATTTTAATGGAATATATGTTGGTTGGATTTTATTTTGTGATACAATTTCTTAAATTGGTGACATAAGATACGCATGGAAAACACGTGCCCGATGACTGATAGTTAAAAAAATGCATGAAAGAGAATGCAAAAATAACACGAAAGAAACGTTTGCTACGACAACGAAAACACTTAGGGTGTGGTCGTATAAAtggaaatattttttaatttttttatgtttaGTTGGGTTAAACATTTTAGAAAATCATGAACTAATTTTCTCCGATTGGAGGATGAGTTCCCTACTAAAATAAGTGAAAACATGTTCCAAAACCTTTTTTCAACCTTTCCCACCATACTTCCTATCCTACCCTACCTCAATCTCCATTCCCcatcccccacccccacccccaccatCACCCCCCTACCTCCCACCCTCGCCCCTCCCCCGAACATCGCCACCCTCACTTCGGACCCTAGACCCCTATCGACCACCCTCCCTGCCTTAATCTAACTATTTCATCTCATATAATGTTTGcctaaattatattttaaaaatattttctgccaaacaccggaaaataaataagaaacctaattatttttcaggaaattccaagaaaaatatttttcttcacgCTAACGCACCCTCAATTTTAAAAACTGAAAGAATAATATATACTTAATTATCTACTAGGAAAAAAAACGAACATAGACAGTGGAAGTCCACACTTTATTATGTCCTTATTAATTCTAAAACAGTAAGCGAAAAAAAGCGGTGACAAATCATGGTTGGTGCAACAGTGACTAAATCTATGTCGAAATTTCATCGTCGAGCATGTTAACCCATGCTTCTATTCCCTCCCCACATTTTGTACCCACAAAGATGACCGTATTCTCATAAGGAAAAGTGGCAGTACATACCCATACTGGCTTTCCCCATCCAAAATCCACTTCATACACAGGAAATCTACACCAACTGCTAAAATTATAAAACTCAACTTCCTCCTTTGAGAATAGCTCTGCTAACTTACTCATATGTTTCAAAAACTCTTGCCCGTTTTGTAATATCTCAATATAGTCACTGTTAATGTTTCTTATTGCACATCTCAAGTGGTGTAACAAATCACCAATTTCGATTTCTTCACTTTCTGGACTTAAGAATGCTAGTGCAGTTGTCCAAAGGTTCCCAAAGGAGTGGTCCGGTAGGGTTGGATTCATTCGCGATCTTATATTCACTGCATGAACCGCGGCAAACATCTTCGTAGAGTCTCTGTTCAACTTTGAAACTTCCATTAAATGCTTCCATACAAAGGCGGAAAGAGCTTCCACGCGAGTGGGATCCTTCACTTGTGATCCTGAAGCCGATTTCTTGATTGCGTCAAGCTTTTCCTTATCAAAAACAAATCTTCTTGTCATAAGTTTATCGTTCTTTATCCCGATAGATGGTTTGAAACTTGAGTTAGACAAGTCTAGTGGCGGAAAAATACTTGACAGGTTAAAATTAGGTTGGACAATTCCAGTGTCTCCCCGAGCAATGGCTGACCATGCATTGATGAACGTTACTATGGACGAACCGTCACCAACTTTGTGAGACATGCATATACCAATGGCAATTCCTCCACAATCAAATAAATTAACTTGGACTGCTAGAAGAACATCATTATTCTCTACCACACATGCTTCTCTTGGGAGAAATTCTCTTAGGTCTTCCATTTTTGGAGTTTCTATAACTTGTGAAAGGTAACCATGAACTTGAGCTTCAATAAACTCGGCTCCAGCATCATTGCAATCAATAAAATTGTTATCATTGAACCTTCCGGCCAATGGGTAGAATCGCATTAAAGCATCGGATAGAGATTTCTTCAAGAGCTGTAATTTTCTTGAACGATTGATATTGCCAAGTTCATCTTGGTAGAAGAAAATTAGAGGGATGAAAACTGGGGGTGAAATTTGATCGACAAGTGATAGTTTGTGGGTTCTAAGGGTTGAAGTTGTTGGGGATGATGGTTTGATCATTTCTTTGGATATGATCTCCACTTTGGCTACCATCTCTTATGCTTTTATGATTCTTTCAACAATAGTTAGTTCTACTTGGAAATGCAGGCTACCACACAAACGAAGAGTGTTTTCATAGTGATATAGTATATAGGAAGATATTGTGGGTGGTAGTTTGATGTCAACATATCCAACTTTACCAAACAAATTTGACTAAGTTGAATATTAACTAATGGAAATAAAGCACAGATAAGCTTTTCTTTGAATTATTCCAGCTTTAATGTTAATGTCAAAATAAGAATAATCTTGACACTGTTTGACATTGATTTCACTATCAATTGAAGGTGGAAGACATCAAAATCATTTATCATATGTCCATGATTACGGATTAGGCCTCTCATCACTAGCTGCATTTACAATAGTTGATTCGATAAATACATGCATGATGATAGAAGCTACACTTGTCATGTTTACAAGATCTCAGTAATACTACTACAACTACAACAATAACAATTATGCTCGGTCCCAACTAAGTTGGGGTCGGAAATATGaatcctcatttttttcatttagcACAACCCATCATCATCATTACAAAaagcacaatatatatatatatatatacacacacacacacacacacttaataataataataataataataataataatagaagttTTCTACCATATCTAAAACCTATTACCAACTAGTCGGTATCACCTATATGGATTTTCTCTTCCGTCGTGTCTTATCTTTAGCTAAATGTACAGTGCTCCCAATAGATCTTTCGAGATAACTTGTGATTTAGGTCTATCCCATCCCCTTTTCGCACCTTTCCCCACTATGGTTTCACACTTACAAACTGGTATATCTGTAGGTCGATGCAGGACATGATTAAGCCATCTGAAGCAACCTTCTCTTATACAAAAAATTCAGTAATAAAgtatttaagaaagaaaaaaaaggggtcCTCATTGCAGCCTTATAAATTAgcccaaaaataaataattaatattgagattttcttttAGCAGTCTATCGAGTTACCGAAATAAATCATTTCAAATTAATGGCAATGAAAATAATAGGTATTGTAATCCAAATATGGTACTAGAAGTTAATTTAACAAAGGAAGATATGAACAAGCACTAACGTAGTGCCGTTTTGCTTCTGGCTGGAATTTATCAATCCAAACTTCGTTCTAATCCAAATCAgacgttcttcttcttcttcaaataaTTCACGTAGCAGTTCGCACTTTCTTGTGACGAACTGATGATTCCACATACAGGCTTGGGGGCGTAATTAGTTAAAGGCAACAAGAATGAGATTAATTTTACGACACACATGcacatttttcctttctttttcttttaacaatacTTCTGCTCTTAGTTAGTATTGtaattccttcttttcatttAACGACTCTCTCTATGAGGATGGGGTTCATCAGTTCATGTTCCTTAACATGTCGAGCCAATGATCACTGTTATTAATGGATAGGCTATTTATACCTACCTGTAACCAGAAAATTAATTGCTGCATCACAATTGTTGAagtttttttttgatttcttccTTCGATTTCCTACAAATAGTGATTTATATTTATATCAATTTGATTTAGATATAATCCCTGGTAAGCTTATCGTTTTAGCCTTGCCAGAGGAAGAATCTGATTTTATTGGGCATTCTAAGTTACCAAATTCACTTAACATCTCTATTGCTAGGTACAGACTGCTCAATTAAGCTGTATACAAATCAAGTGGAAAAGAAGTCGTTACTACTACCACTCGAGCATGGAACTTAGCTATTGCTTTTGATATATCTTTAGGCAGATCCacggataaagtgtttaggttcCACTTATTCTCCTTCCAAAGATCTTTAAGGCAAATATTTTCCTCCCTATTAATTCTAGAGAGGGCCTTCTATGGTATCTCTAATAGGGATTGATTGGGCATCCAGTTATAATTCCCAAATTTAATAATTGGCCAAATACATAGACAGCCCCGTTCAACTTGgcatcatttttttattttgacactctatctcaaccttgttccattttggccctccaactcTATTTCTTATATTTTACTTTAACACAAAAGGTGACTAGTCACATAGTGTGAGTTGCCTCACCTGGTAGGCGTGTGAGGCAGAAttattttttggcaaaatttcTTCTAATTACTATTGGCCCCATATTTAATCCCCCAACTTCCTTCTCCATTATTTCATCTTCATTATTTCCTTCCCCATTTACTGTTGTCCCATCGTCATTCTCAAAGTTCCAAAGATTTAATCTGCCGATTTCATACCTGGCCATCCAGAAAGCTTCAAACTTTTGCAATTTTGTTGTTCGTTTATTTAATCTGATTAATTTTTTTGTGGGTTTATTTCATAGGACTGCTACGTAGTAAATTGCAGAAGAATGAACTTTTTAAGCTTCTAATGGACATGCCTCAAACAATAACAAATACAAAAAGTTTCAGATTGTTAAAAAGGTCTCAAACACCAGATGCCAAAGTTTCATTCTTTACACAAAATCAACTCTTGCAAGAGTTGAATAAAGTTCAAATAAAGCACAAATTAGCTGCCAAACAACATAACACTTCAGCTGTCAGATGCCAAAGTTTTATTCTTCACACAAAACCAACTCGTTCAAAATACACAACTTAAACTTGCAACTTTCAGAAGTAACAAAGCTACCCAAaaccaacaacaatcaaaactACTCTTCAAATTAGTCTCAAATGTTGATGAATATGAAGAAATAGGTGATGAATATGAAGAAATAGTTGATGAAATGTGATTCTCATCTTCAAATGATGAAGAAACCCTCGATAATCGATGGGTTCATCATGTGCGATTATGAATTTGGGAAGGAGCTTAGGGTACTATTAGTCGGGTAGGGATTTGTGacagagagaaaataagaagcGGCCTTAATTTTATCCAAATACGATCGGGTTCAGGTATTTTAGTATTGACCCGTTTGACATGGATGAAAAAAACTGGTGGGAagatttaattgaatatttattaCACCTTAGATTTGTGTATACACACGCGCTATATTGTTTGCACTGATTTCAGCTTTTGTGTTAAAGTAAAACATA from Nicotiana tabacum cultivar K326 chromosome 24, ASM71507v2, whole genome shotgun sequence includes:
- the LOC107798845 gene encoding stemmadenine O-acetyltransferase-like; this encodes MVAKVEIISKEMIKPSSPTTSTLRTHKLSLVDQISPPVFIPLIFFYQDELGNINRSRKLQLLKKSLSDALMRFYPLAGRFNDNNFIDCNDAGAEFIEAQVHGYLSQVIETPKMEDLREFLPREACVVENNDVLLAVQVNLFDCGGIAIGICMSHKVGDGSSIVTFINAWSAIARGDTGIVQPNFNLSSIFPPLDLSNSSFKPSIGIKNDKLMTRRFVFDKEKLDAIKKSASGSQVKDPTRVEALSAFVWKHLMEVSKLNRDSTKMFAAVHAVNIRSRMNPTLPDHSFGNLWTTALAFLSPESEEIEIGDLLHHLRCAIRNINSDYIEILQNGQEFLKHMSKLAELFSKEEVEFYNFSSWCRFPVYEVDFGWGKPVWVCTATFPYENTVIFVGTKCGEGIEAWVNMLDDEIST